The following are from one region of the Aspergillus chevalieri M1 DNA, chromosome 1, nearly complete sequence genome:
- a CDS encoding CVNH domain-containing protein (COG:S;~EggNog:ENOG410PRSD;~InterPro:IPR011058,IPR036673;~PFAM:PF08881): MRESDIDLDEIIGSENGQFEWDSVNFSETAADAEFTIEGGGEVFVLRASLQDKQREWATSDIKFAERVLDVNGGYRFL; the protein is encoded by the exons ATGCGCGAATCCGACATTGACCTAGACGAAATCATCGGAAGCGAGAACG GCCAATTCGAATGGGACAGTGTTAACTTCAGCGAAACCGCCGCGGATGCCGAGTTTACCATTGAGGGCGGTGGTGAGGTTTTTGTCCTCCGGGCTTCGCTGCAGGATAAGCAAAGAGAGTGGGCAACTTCTGATATCAAATTTGCTGAGCGTGTCCTCGATGTAAATGGCGGATATCGCTTTTTGTAA
- a CDS encoding CVNH domain-containing protein (COG:S;~EggNog:ENOG410PRSD;~InterPro:IPR011058,IPR036673;~PFAM:PF08881): protein MSFHLTGQQIRVEDNHILVASLQNEDGEWIDSSIDLDQFVGNDNGNFQWDGQGFSQTASNVHFAIEGDADVPVLRGDLKDLEGNWNSRDLNLSERVENVNGQFQFQ, encoded by the exons ATGAGCTTCCACCTTACCGGCCAACAAATCCGTGTCGAGGACAACCACATCCTCGTCGCTTCTCTTCAGAACGAGGATGGCGAGTGGATCGATTCTTCTATCGACCTGGATCAGTTTGTTGGAAATGACAACG GTAACTTCCAGTGGGACGGCCAGGGCTTCAGCCAGACCGCGTCGAACGTTCACTTCGCCATTGAGGGCGATGCGGATGTCCCTGTTCTTCGCGGAGACTTGAAGGATCTCGAGGGCAACTGGAATTCCCGTGACCTTAACCTCTCCGAGCGGGTTGAGAACGTCAACGGTCAATTCCAATTCCAGTAA
- a CDS encoding CVNH domain-containing protein (COG:S;~EggNog:ENOG410PRSD;~InterPro:IPR011058,IPR036673;~PFAM:PF08881) — protein sequence MSFHLTAEEIVIEDNHILKAQLRNEDGDLVEATLDLNEHLGNNDGAFEWDGENFSESAQNVEFSIEGDGEVPVLRASLHRVEEDEWVDADINLSERVVNDNGQFVYQ from the exons ATGAGCTTCCACCTTACCGCTGAGGAAATTGTCATTGAAGACAACCACATCCTCAAAGCCCAGCTCCGGAACGAAGACGGTGATCTTGTCGAAGCGACTCTCGACCTGAATGAACACCTTGGGAACAATGACG GCGCTTTCGAGTGGGACGGCGAGAACTTCAGCGAGAGTGCTCAGAACGTCGAGTTTTCCATCGAGGGCGATGGTGAGGTCCCTGTTCTTCGGGCGTCGCTGCATAGGGtagaagaagatgaatggGTTGATGCTGATATCAACCTCTCTGAGCGTGTTGTGAATGACAATGGTCAATTCGTGTACCAGTAG